The following proteins are co-located in the Oceanimonas sp. GK1 genome:
- a CDS encoding DMT family transporter, with translation MNTTHRLSAPAPRPLLGMAWGLLAVMLFSAGLPATRVSVEAGMSGLFTGAGRAALGALFAMTLLLLTRQRLPSFRQWARLGVVALGVVFGYPLLSSVALETVSATHSVLVTALLPLCTALFGAFLHHHRPRPGFWLYALAGTALVLFYAARQAEGQWQLADLWLLLACVLCGLGYAEGARLAKELGSWQVICWALVLSLPLLLPIVWASWPATEVALSGWLSMLYLSSVSMFIGFFFWYRGLALGGVPLVSQVQLLQPFGALWLAALLLGEPVSAQAIWICLAVVACVALGRRYA, from the coding sequence ATGAACACCACTCACCGGCTTTCCGCTCCGGCGCCCCGCCCTCTGCTCGGCATGGCCTGGGGGTTGCTGGCCGTGATGCTGTTTTCCGCCGGCCTGCCCGCCACCCGAGTGTCGGTGGAAGCAGGCATGTCGGGACTGTTTACCGGGGCCGGTCGTGCGGCCCTGGGGGCGCTGTTCGCCATGACACTGCTGCTGCTGACCCGTCAGCGCCTGCCTTCCTTCCGTCAGTGGGCCCGGCTTGGGGTGGTGGCGCTGGGGGTGGTGTTTGGCTATCCGTTGCTGTCGTCGGTGGCCCTGGAAACCGTCTCGGCCACCCACAGCGTGCTGGTGACCGCCCTGCTGCCCCTGTGCACCGCCCTGTTTGGCGCCTTTCTGCACCACCACCGCCCTCGCCCCGGCTTCTGGCTGTACGCCCTGGCCGGCACCGCCCTGGTATTGTTTTACGCGGCCCGCCAGGCCGAGGGCCAGTGGCAACTGGCGGATCTGTGGCTGTTGCTGGCCTGTGTGCTGTGCGGCCTGGGCTATGCGGAAGGCGCGCGGCTGGCAAAGGAGCTGGGCAGCTGGCAGGTGATCTGCTGGGCCCTGGTGCTGTCGCTGCCGCTGTTGCTGCCCATTGTGTGGGCCAGCTGGCCGGCAACCGAGGTGGCCCTGTCGGGCTGGCTGAGCATGCTGTACCTGAGTTCGGTGAGCATGTTTATCGGGTTTTTCTTCTGGTACCGCGGCCTGGCCCTGGGCGGCGTGCCCCTGGTCAGTCAGGTGCAGTTGCTGCAACCCTTTGGCGCCCTCTGGCTGGCGGCCTTGCTGCTGGGCGAGCCGGTCTCGGCCCAGGCCATCTGGATCTGCCTGGCCGTGGTGGCCTGCGTGGCGTTGGGGCGGCGCTACGCCTGA
- a CDS encoding M48 family metallopeptidase, with amino-acid sequence MTTPNYLAGYPDSLQQQARELLASGRLGTYLERKYPQSHGVQNDKALYDYVSGLKSRYLKKTAPLSQVRYDSKLNVVQQALGLHTYRAQLQGSKLRTRNSITVAALFREGPPEFLRMIVVHELAHFREKDHNKAFYQLCCHMEPDYHQLELDTRLWLLWRDHADRS; translated from the coding sequence TTGACGACCCCCAATTATCTGGCCGGCTATCCGGACAGCCTTCAGCAACAGGCCCGCGAGCTGCTCGCCAGCGGCAGGCTGGGCACTTACCTGGAGCGAAAGTATCCCCAGTCCCATGGCGTGCAGAACGACAAGGCGCTCTATGACTATGTCAGCGGGCTGAAAAGCCGTTACCTGAAAAAAACGGCGCCACTGAGCCAGGTACGCTACGACAGCAAGCTCAACGTGGTTCAGCAGGCGCTGGGCCTGCACACTTACCGGGCACAGCTGCAGGGCAGCAAGCTCAGAACGCGCAACAGCATTACCGTGGCCGCCCTGTTCCGCGAGGGGCCGCCGGAGTTTCTGCGCATGATAGTGGTGCACGAGCTCGCTCACTTTCGGGAAAAGGATCACAACAAGGCTTTTTATCAGTTGTGTTGTCATATGGAGCCCGATTATCACCAACTGGAGCTGGATACCCGGCTGTGGCTGCTGTGGCGGGATCACGCCGACCGAAGCTGA
- a CDS encoding c-type cytochrome encodes MTKTILLGALLGAAAAPVMAEMPPQAATCVSCHLASGLGMANVAPSIAGMPASYLAAQLRHFQTGERDNAIMKPMAMMLDDAGVEAVSQWFAGLPVSLPEDPAFRGEKPAPQHMAPGEKLAYQGDWQRDLPSCVACHGPEGVGVGEIFPRLAGQHADYIESQLKAWQSGSRATDPHGLMAPVAKKLTAEEITAVASYFASLGGQ; translated from the coding sequence ATGACCAAGACCATACTACTGGGAGCTTTGCTGGGCGCCGCTGCCGCTCCAGTGATGGCCGAGATGCCACCCCAGGCCGCCACCTGCGTCAGTTGCCACCTGGCCTCCGGCCTCGGCATGGCCAATGTGGCACCCTCCATTGCCGGCATGCCGGCATCCTACCTGGCCGCACAGTTGCGCCATTTTCAGACTGGCGAGCGCGACAACGCCATCATGAAACCCATGGCCATGATGCTGGACGACGCCGGCGTTGAGGCGGTAAGCCAGTGGTTTGCCGGGCTGCCGGTCAGCCTGCCCGAGGATCCGGCATTCCGGGGTGAAAAGCCGGCCCCCCAGCACATGGCGCCGGGAGAAAAGCTCGCCTACCAGGGAGACTGGCAGCGGGACCTTCCCAGTTGCGTGGCCTGCCACGGTCCCGAAGGAGTGGGTGTAGGAGAGATCTTCCCGCGCCTGGCCGGCCAACATGCCGACTACATCGAAAGCCAGCTCAAGGCCTGGCAAAGCGGCAGCCGCGCCACCGATCCCCATGGCCTGATGGCCCCGGTGGCCAAAAAACTGACCGCGGAAGAAATTACCGCCGTCGCCAGCTACTTCGCCAGCCTGGGAGGCCAATAA
- a CDS encoding c-type cytochrome, which yields MNRISAIMLGLSLAGVTAAQAVDTAKLAIQEELPVGKVAGEYPQAPGWDKLPEGEFGDKVIRGYNYFVNTQALAPVFVGNGLNCVNCHMDGGKKENAAPLWAAYMSYPAFRAKNNKINTYEERIQGCFLFSMNGTPPGHLDPALVDLSAYAYWLAQGTLTGEAFDPADMVIPSDEDLVKGGKRDDFPFMQPYLEAGGSKEPALPGRGYPVIDEPAQAPDIARGKQVYEQECAVCHGANGEGQKVNDRYVFPPLWGPDTYNWGAGMQRVNTAAYFIHQNMPLGQPEKLTEQQAWDVAMYLDTHERPQDPRNQGSLEKTVEQFHGGHSQYGKEVNGSVLGTASYPNHPNKP from the coding sequence ATGAACCGAATTTCTGCCATTATGCTCGGCCTGTCGCTGGCCGGCGTGACCGCCGCCCAGGCGGTAGACACCGCCAAACTGGCCATTCAGGAAGAGCTGCCGGTGGGCAAGGTGGCCGGTGAGTATCCGCAGGCACCGGGCTGGGACAAGCTGCCCGAGGGCGAGTTTGGTGACAAGGTGATTCGCGGTTACAACTACTTCGTCAACACCCAGGCGCTGGCGCCCGTGTTTGTGGGCAACGGCCTGAACTGCGTGAACTGCCACATGGACGGCGGCAAGAAGGAAAACGCCGCCCCCCTGTGGGCTGCCTACATGAGTTACCCGGCCTTCCGTGCCAAGAACAACAAGATCAACACCTATGAAGAGCGAATCCAGGGCTGCTTCCTGTTCTCCATGAACGGCACCCCGCCCGGCCACCTGGATCCGGCACTGGTGGATCTGTCGGCCTACGCCTACTGGCTGGCCCAGGGCACCCTGACCGGCGAGGCTTTCGATCCGGCCGACATGGTCATTCCCAGCGATGAAGATCTGGTCAAGGGCGGCAAGCGCGACGATTTCCCCTTTATGCAGCCCTACCTGGAAGCGGGCGGCAGCAAAGAACCGGCCCTGCCGGGACGGGGCTATCCGGTGATCGACGAACCGGCCCAGGCGCCGGACATCGCCCGGGGCAAACAGGTCTATGAGCAGGAATGTGCGGTGTGCCACGGCGCCAACGGCGAAGGCCAGAAGGTCAACGATCGCTATGTGTTCCCGCCCCTGTGGGGCCCGGACACCTACAACTGGGGCGCCGGTATGCAGCGGGTGAACACCGCCGCCTACTTCATTCACCAGAACATGCCCCTGGGCCAGCCGGAAAAACTCACCGAACAACAAGCCTGGGACGTGGCCATGTACCTCGACACTCACGAGCGCCCCCAGGATCCCCGCAACCAGGGCTCGCTGGAAAAAACCGTTGAGCAATTCCACGGCGGCCACAGTCAGTACGGCAAGGAAGTGAATGGCAGCGTGCTGGGCACCGCCAGCTATCCTAATCACCCGAACAAGCCGTAA
- a CDS encoding VpsR-related response regulator, with translation MFLEREILLLQCSSSKAVLTSLGDQFIHWSLARYSNLDSASAYLDSRETTVALLDCAGETEPTTTLKSFMNRYQGISWIALLSREQLSQKAWSLFVVNYCYDYHTTPVCGERLLVTLGRAYGMSELRNMLCLPMQKGEVVGKHEEFKKTLKKLYASNDGCLTLSGEAGVGKRFLARRWADTHNYSILDLVSLNLNSKNNDIHERLRFIKNRNNRVCFFVNDVVDLPEKVQWGICDFLSMNVEGCFFVFSCSMELQDVDRCNSVIPELISYLKREWICVPSLRHRGQDRLLLARYYLQKISTKWGKSILDFSPSAEDIILSYSWPGNVVELIDRITIGVSKCESDYLDASIMGLDDDFVIATHRDLSLRKAREKAEEYAIKRVLDMVPGRTGKAAELLCISTSSLHRLIARYGIRR, from the coding sequence ATGTTTTTGGAAAGGGAGATTCTTCTGCTGCAGTGTTCAAGCAGCAAAGCAGTTCTGACATCACTGGGCGATCAGTTTATTCACTGGTCGCTGGCCCGCTATTCCAACCTTGATTCTGCATCAGCGTACCTTGACAGTCGTGAGACAACGGTTGCCCTGCTGGATTGTGCGGGTGAGACTGAGCCTACGACGACACTTAAGTCTTTTATGAACAGATACCAGGGAATATCCTGGATTGCCCTGCTTTCGAGGGAGCAGCTTTCTCAGAAGGCCTGGAGTCTGTTTGTAGTGAATTATTGTTATGATTATCACACTACGCCGGTGTGTGGCGAGCGTTTGCTGGTGACACTCGGGCGGGCCTATGGCATGAGTGAACTTAGGAATATGTTATGTTTACCAATGCAAAAAGGCGAAGTCGTCGGTAAACATGAAGAGTTTAAGAAGACATTAAAAAAACTGTATGCCAGTAATGATGGTTGTCTTACTTTGTCTGGTGAAGCTGGCGTCGGGAAGAGATTCCTTGCCAGACGCTGGGCCGATACTCATAATTACTCAATACTTGATTTGGTCAGTTTGAATTTAAATTCAAAGAATAATGACATTCATGAGCGACTAAGATTTATCAAGAACAGAAATAATAGAGTCTGTTTTTTTGTTAATGATGTTGTTGATCTTCCTGAGAAAGTGCAATGGGGTATATGTGACTTTCTTTCCATGAATGTCGAAGGATGCTTTTTTGTTTTTAGTTGCAGTATGGAGCTGCAAGATGTTGACCGGTGTAACTCTGTAATACCTGAGTTGATTTCATATCTTAAGCGTGAATGGATTTGCGTACCTTCCCTCAGGCACCGAGGGCAGGACAGATTGCTGCTGGCCAGATATTATCTTCAAAAAATTTCAACAAAATGGGGTAAGTCAATATTAGACTTTTCACCCAGTGCTGAAGACATCATCCTTAGCTATAGTTGGCCAGGTAATGTGGTCGAGTTGATTGACCGGATCACCATTGGGGTTTCCAAGTGTGAGAGTGACTATCTTGATGCATCCATAATGGGCTTGGATGATGATTTTGTCATTGCCACGCACCGTGATCTAAGCTTGAGAAAAGCGAGGGAAAAAGCAGAGGAATATGCAATAAAACGGGTGTTGGATATGGTGCCGGGGCGGACAGGAAAAGCCGCAGAATTGCTGTGTATTTCAACGTCGTCATTACACAGGTTGATAGCAAGATATGGAATAAGGAGATAG
- a CDS encoding C39 family peptidase, whose amino-acid sequence MKKLLWIVAFLPAMSFALNMPGAGGSRLRVPVQSFSEIKFGEVVKQKYDFSCGSAALASLMSHHYNMPMTEEMVFEEMFRYGDKAKIEEKGFSMLDMKSFLARRGLKSDGFRLDVDKLKDIAMPAIALVNYSGYNHFVVVKGIQDDKVLVGDPSLGLHVIGINEFKSASNGVFLFIRDNVELAKASFNQREDWEHSAADAPTRMALMQRLPHLTDLMLPSEYDY is encoded by the coding sequence ATGAAAAAGTTACTATGGATAGTCGCTTTTTTACCAGCCATGAGTTTTGCACTGAATATGCCAGGCGCTGGTGGTAGCCGGCTAAGGGTGCCGGTTCAGTCGTTTTCTGAAATAAAATTCGGGGAGGTAGTGAAACAAAAGTATGATTTTAGTTGTGGCTCGGCCGCACTGGCTTCACTTATGAGCCATCACTACAACATGCCTATGACAGAAGAAATGGTGTTTGAGGAAATGTTCAGGTATGGAGACAAAGCGAAGATAGAGGAAAAAGGCTTTTCCATGCTGGATATGAAAAGTTTTCTGGCAAGAAGGGGCCTTAAGTCGGATGGTTTCAGACTGGATGTTGACAAGCTGAAAGATATCGCTATGCCCGCAATTGCCCTGGTGAATTACAGTGGCTATAACCACTTTGTGGTTGTTAAGGGAATTCAGGACGATAAAGTGCTGGTCGGCGACCCCTCATTGGGTCTGCATGTTATCGGCATAAATGAATTCAAGTCGGCCAGTAATGGTGTGTTTTTGTTTATCAGGGATAACGTGGAGCTGGCTAAGGCGAGTTTTAATCAGCGTGAGGACTGGGAACATTCGGCGGCTGACGCACCGACAAGAATGGCGTTAATGCAGAGACTGCCTCATCTGACGGATTTGATGTTGCCATCCGAATATGATTACTAA